The following coding sequences are from one Kwoniella dendrophila CBS 6074 chromosome 8, complete sequence window:
- a CDS encoding PHD finger-like domain-containing protein 5A: MCRRQPGIAIGRMCEKCDGKCPICDSYVRPMTIVRICDECSFGTSAGKCIICSSPAISDAYYCTECTRLEKDRDGCPRIINMGASRVDAFYERKKLGLEKGGGFKKG; encoded by the exons ATGTGTCGTAGACAGCCTGGTATTG CTATAGGTCGTATGTGTGAGAAATGTGATGGTAAATG CCCAATATGCGATTCATACGTTAGACCTATGACTATTGTTAGAATATGTGATGAATGTTCAT TCGGTACATCAGCTGGTAAATGTATTATATGTTCATCGCCTG CAATTTCGGATGCTTATTATTGTACGGAATGTACAAGATTAGAGAAAGATAGAGATGGTTGTCCGAGAATTATTAAT ATGGGTGCCAGTAGAGTTGATGCGTTCTATGAGAGGAAGAAATTGGG ACTGGAAAAAGGAGGTGGATTCAAGAAAGGATAG
- a CDS encoding histone deacetylase RPD3: MEPILGESKRRVCYFFDSDIGNYHYGPGHPMKPTRIRMCHSLVMNYGLYKKMEIFRAKPATKREMSQFHTDEYVDFLHRINPDNAQQFAKEQVKYNVGDDCPIFDGLFEYCSISAGGSMEGAARLSRDKCDIAVNWAGGLHHAKKAEASGFCYVNDIVLGILELLRYHQRVLYIDIDVHHGDGVEEAFYTTDRVMTCSFHKYGEFFPGTGEVRDNGIGKGKGYAVNVPLRDGINDENYQSIFQPVIKRVIEWYQPGAIVLQCGSDSLSGDRLGSFNLSMRGHAACVQFVKSFHLPLLLLGGGGYTVKSVSRTWAYETGLAAGVELQRNIPNNEYWEYYGPTYELDVRSSNMTDHNTPEYLQKVKEAVFEVLRDKNAAPSVPLQDVPKLRHDDEDENENEDMEDKDVRRPLRLWDKEKQNENSLSDSEDEGQGGRKHRQNHKEKEKEKEKGKSKSSSPNAKRRSKSPSKIISNNGTTSGTNGITNASGSGINIQSWASSIQQTPSTSTTNSTTTNRPPTTISPTTNAEKEKDDIEMTDSSNPSRTITGNGTSTHQPITNSTNNT, from the exons ATGGAACCTATCCTAGGGGAAAGTAAGAGGCGTGTG TGTTATTTCTTCGATTCTGATATTGGTAATTACCACTATGGTCCTG GACATCCAATGAAACCTACTAGAATCAGAATGTGTCATTCTTTAGTTATGAATTATGGTTTATATAAGAAAATGGAGATTTTC CGAGCAAAACCGGCcacaaaaagagaaatgtcGCAATTTCATACAGATGAATATGTCGATTTCTTACATCGTATAAATCCTGATAACGCTCAACAATTCGCAAAGGAACAAGTCAAGT ATAACGTAGGAGATGATTGTCctatatttgatggtttatttGAATATTGTTCGATTTCTGCTGGAGGTTCAATGG AGGGAGCTGCTAGATTGTCAAGAGATAAATGTGATATAGCTGTAAATTGGGCTGGAGGATTACATCatgctaaaaaagctgaagcaaGTGGATTCTGTTATGTAAATG ATATTGTGCTTGGTATACTTGAATTGCTAAG GTATCATCAAAGAGTACTTTACATTGATATCGATGTTCACCATGGtgatggtgtagaagaagctttCTATACAACGGATAGAGTAATGACATGTTCATTCCACAAATACGGAGAATTTTTCcctggtacaggtgaagtTAGAGACAATGGTATcggaaaaggaaaaggttaTGCAGTCAATGTACCATTAAGAGATGGAATAAATGATGAGAATTACCAAAGTATATTCCAACCT GTAATAAAAAGAGTTATAGAATGGTATCAACCTGGAGCAATAGTATTACAATGTGGATCAGATTCCTTATCCGGTGATAGATTAGGTTCATTCAATCTATCAATGAGAGGTCACGCAGCATGTGTACAATTTGTTAAATCGTtccatttacctttactattacttggtggtggtggttatACAGTAAAATCTGTCAGTAGAACTTGGGCCTATGAAACTGGTTTGGCTGCTGGTGTTGAATTACAAAGAA ATATACCAAATAATGAATATTGGGAATATTATGGACCGACATATGAATTAGACGTCAGATCAAGTAATATGACAGATCATAATACCCCTGAATATCTAcaaaaagtcaaagaagCTGTATTTGAAGTTTTAAGAGATAAAAATGCTGCACCTAGTGTACCATTGCAGG ATGTACCAAAACTGagacatgatgatgaagatgaaaatgagaatgaagatatggaagataaagatgttagAAGACCATTAAGATTATGGGATaaggaaaaacaaaatgaaaattcTTTAAgtgattctgaagatgaaggtcaAGGAGGTAGAAAACATCGTCAAAATcataaagaaaaagaaaaggaaaaggaaaagggaaaatcgaaatcttcttcaccaaatgcTAAACgtagatcaaaatcaccttctaagATAATATCTAATAATGGTACCACAAGCGGTACAAATGGTATTACAAATGCAAGTGGTAGCGGAATAAATATACAATCTTGGGCCTCATCTATTCAGCAAACaccttcaacctcaacaacaaactcaacaacaacaaatcgACCACCTACAACAATATCGCCAACAACGaatgctgaaaaagaaaaggatgatatAGAAATGACAGATTCATCTAATCCTTCTAGGACGATAACAGGTAACGGTACTTCAACTCATCAACCTATAACGAATTCAACGAATAATACTTGA